Proteins encoded within one genomic window of Esox lucius isolate fEsoLuc1 chromosome 12, fEsoLuc1.pri, whole genome shotgun sequence:
- the irx7 gene encoding iroquois homeobox 7, producing the protein MPASQTGLGNFFFERNINMRPGYQIPVLGCPPGMQQQQAPHLAAMAGIPLAYSGLQGYNFIPYPPHRHVAHINNSFDLKAVSSYHQALLGRGAPFFPQYRLGATEDPSRVAKVATRESTSALKAWLNEHLKNPYPTKGEKIMLAIVTKMSLTQVSTWFANARRRLKKENRVSWASKDKSDEEEGESDEEDVEGSLQKSRLDDEDEIDPQSLDDNSTPEPVDARLGKLSKEDQKDNERATNDLNVVQSDTSPSRLKVKVECQKPKIWSLAETATSETVRKPQDSACHPGTKVDKFWAEWASRNGLYIPAYPAHDIL; encoded by the exons ATGCCTGCGTCACAAACTGGACTCGGAAACTTCTTCTTTGAGAGAAACATCAACATGCGCCCTGGATATCAGATACCAGTTTTGGGATGTCCACCTGGCATGCAACAGCAACAAGCCCCTCATCTCGCTGCGATGGCTGGGATACCTTTGGCATATTCAGGACTACAGGGATACAACTTCATCCCTTATCCACCCCACAGACACGTTGCGCACATT AACAACTCTTTCGACCTCAAAGCGGTGTCTTCGTATCATCAAGCACTTCTCGGCCGAGGTGCTCCGTTTTTCCCACAATATCGACTAGGCGCGACAGAGGACCCGAGCAGAGTCGCCAAGGTGGCAACGCGAGAAAGCACCAGCGCGCTCAAGGCCTGGCTAAATGAGCATCTCAAGAACCCATATCCCACAAAGGGTGAGAAGATCATGCTTGCCATTGTTACTAAGATGAGCCTCACGCAAGTGTCCACTTGGTTTGCCAATGCTAGGCGAAGACTGAAGAAGGAGAATAGGGTGAGCTGGGCGTCAAAGGATAAATCTGACGAGGAGGAGGGCGAGAGCGACGAAGAGGATGTAGAAGGCTCTCTGCAGAAAAGCCGTTTGGATGACGAAGATGAGATAGATCCTCAAAGCTTAGATGATAACTCAACGCCCGAACCGGTGGATGCGCGTCTGGGAAAACTATCAAAGGAGGACCAAAAAGACAATGAGCGTGCCACGAACGACTTAAATGTCGTACAGAGTGACACTTCTCCATCTCGACTGAAAGTTAAAGTTGAGTGTCAAAAGCCTAAAATATGGTCTTTGGCAGAAACCGCAACATCGGAAACGGTGAGAAAGCCCCAGGACAGTGCCTGCCACCCTGGCACAAAAGTTGACAAGTTCTGGGCAGAATGGGCATCAAGGAACGGACTGTATATTCCAGCATACCCTGCTCACGacattttataa